A window of the Hordeum vulgare subsp. vulgare chromosome 5H, MorexV3_pseudomolecules_assembly, whole genome shotgun sequence genome harbors these coding sequences:
- the LOC123451939 gene encoding cysteine--tRNA ligase CPS1 homolog, chloroplastic/mitochondrial → MAHLQCLPPSVEPRVSDHIDQIVTMIKQIIDNGCAYVVSGDVYFSVDNFPEYGKLSGRKLDDNRAGERVAVDERKKNPADFALWKAAKDGEPWWDSPWGPGRPGWHIECSAMSAQYLGNSFDIHGGGEDLIFPHHENEIAQSRAACCDSSINYWVHNGFVNVNGQKMSKSLGNFITIRKVIELYHPLALRMFLLGTHYRSPINYTVEQLNVASDRLYYTYQTLRDSEESTQQDQSSSGDSLPFTTTHCIEKLHEDFETSMSDDLHTSVALAAVSEPLKVMNDLLHTRKGKKQEKRLESLAALEEKVRMVLSVLGLMPSSYHEALQQLRGKALRRACVTEEQVLQKIEERTAARKAKQFGRSDEIRDELAALGIALMDGPDGTAWRPSVPSSEQPVAGKSST, encoded by the exons ATGGCTCATCTTCAATGTCTACCACCATCTGTTGAGCCCCGTGTTTCAGATCACATTGATCAGATTGTAACCATGATAAAACAG ATCATCGATAATGGTTGTGCATATGTAGTAAGTGGGGATGTCTATTTCTCTGTTGACAATTTTCCTGAATATGGGAAGTTATCGGGTCGAAAACTAGATGACAATAGAGCTGGTGAAAGGGTTGCAGTTgacgagagaaagaaaaacccagCTGATTTTGCTCTATGGAAG GCTGCAAAAGATGGGGAGCCATGGTGGGATAGCCCTTGGGGCCCAGGCAGACCAGGATGGCACATCGAGTGCAGTGCCATGAGTGCACAATACTTGGGCAATTCTTTTGACATTCATGGTGGCGGGGAGGACCTAATATTTCCACATCATGAGAATGAAATCGCTCAAAGCCGTGCAGCATGTTGTGACAGCAGCATAAATTACTGGGTGCACAATGGTTTTGTCAATGTAAATGGCCAGAAAATGTCTAAATCGCTTGGTAACTTTATCACTATACGCAAG GTCATAGAGCTGTACCACCCGCTTGCGTTGAGGATGTTTTTACTTGGTACCCACTACAGGTCCCCAATCAACTACACAGTAGAGCAGCTTAATGTTGCATCAGATAGATTGTACTACACTTATCAG ACATTACGGGACTCTGAAGAAAGCACCCAGCAGGACCAAAGCAGTAGCGGAGATTCACTACCTTTTACTACCACACACTGCATTGAGAAACTTCATGAGGATTTCGAGACCTCAATGTCCGATGACCTTCACACTTCGGTGGCGCTGGCTGCTGTTTCCGAGCCGTTGAAAGTCATGAATGATTTGCTGCATACTCGTAAG GGAAAGAAGCAGGAGAAACGGCTGGAATCGCTGGCGGCCTTGGAAGAGAAAGTGAGAATGGTGCTTTCTGTCCTAGGGCTGATGCCTTCGAGCTACCATGAG GCTCTGCAGCAGCTGAGGGGGAAGGCGCTGCGGAGGGCGTGCGTCACCGAGGAGCAGGTGCTGCAGAAGATTGAGGAGCGGACCGCCGCGAGGAAGGCGAAGCAGTTCGGTCGGTCGGACGAGATCCGGGACGAGCTGGCAGCCCTCGGCATCGCCCTCATGGACGGCCCCGACGGCACCGCCTGGAGGCCCTCCGTGCCGTCCTCGGAGCAGCCGGTGGCTGGCAAGAGCAGTACATGA